A DNA window from Ornithobacterium rhinotracheale DSM 15997 contains the following coding sequences:
- a CDS encoding SusD/RagB family nutrient-binding outer membrane lipoprotein → MKKLLLLISSLLFTNCINNFDEINKNPYGVGDKELDRVTTGGNELLSLQKLVLPQQENSYQMCFDLFATGYAGYASQTKHFNDYPVYNPRTGWVDYVFDDTYPKIYTGYYKLRGLSKGDFNKPYFALATIYRVAITHWLTDTYGPLPYTKMQEGKKEIPYDTQRDLYLAMINDLKQASEALSKIDPSDRQYAPYDMVYEGDMSKWVKYANSLLLRIAIRMSDVDATKAKEVAEYAIKHGVIETNSDNASLKTTDNSVFKMSSIWGDSRVGADIANYMNAYKDPRREKYFTAVNSRTDENKFFGLRTGTFNTPEKAHYSLPNIQKDSPIVWLSAAEVSFLKAEGALKGWAMNGNPKDLYEKGIQLSFEQWGATVGEYLNSESQVNGFQDNLNPALNDNSFSSAITVKWDDATTQDQKLAKIITQKWIAMFPYGGQEAWAEWRRTGYPNLMPAKENNSGGIISTVTQVEGKDTGGMRRLPFSRSEYKDNPAYILQAVGYLKGPDTGATDLWWVKK, encoded by the coding sequence ATGAAAAAGTTACTATTATTAATAAGCTCCTTATTATTTACAAATTGTATAAATAATTTTGATGAAATAAATAAAAACCCTTATGGAGTTGGGGATAAAGAATTGGATCGGGTAACAACTGGAGGTAACGAATTGCTTTCACTCCAAAAACTTGTCTTGCCACAACAAGAAAACTCCTACCAGATGTGCTTTGATTTATTTGCTACTGGATACGCTGGTTATGCATCACAAACCAAGCACTTCAATGATTATCCCGTATACAATCCTAGAACCGGATGGGTAGATTATGTGTTTGATGATACTTATCCAAAAATCTATACAGGATATTACAAATTAAGAGGATTGTCTAAAGGCGATTTCAACAAGCCATATTTTGCGTTAGCAACAATTTACAGAGTTGCCATCACCCATTGGTTGACTGACACTTATGGACCTCTACCGTATACTAAAATGCAAGAGGGTAAAAAAGAAATACCATACGACACTCAAAGAGATTTGTATCTTGCAATGATTAATGATTTAAAACAAGCATCTGAGGCTTTAAGTAAAATAGATCCTTCTGATCGCCAATACGCACCCTACGACATGGTATACGAAGGAGACATGTCTAAATGGGTGAAATATGCAAACTCTCTGCTATTGAGAATAGCCATAAGAATGTCTGATGTCGATGCCACTAAAGCCAAAGAAGTAGCTGAATATGCCATAAAACATGGCGTGATAGAAACAAATTCGGATAATGCTTCTTTAAAAACTACAGACAACTCTGTATTTAAAATGAGTTCAATATGGGGAGATTCAAGAGTTGGTGCCGATATTGCCAATTACATGAATGCTTATAAAGACCCTCGTAGAGAAAAATATTTTACAGCGGTAAATAGCAGAACAGATGAAAACAAGTTTTTTGGACTAAGAACTGGAACTTTCAATACTCCAGAAAAAGCACATTACTCTCTTCCAAACATACAAAAAGATTCACCAATCGTTTGGCTCTCAGCTGCAGAAGTCTCTTTCTTAAAAGCAGAAGGAGCATTAAAAGGCTGGGCTATGAATGGAAATCCAAAAGACTTATATGAAAAAGGCATTCAACTATCATTCGAGCAATGGGGAGCAACTGTTGGAGAATATTTAAATTCCGAATCTCAAGTTAATGGGTTTCAAGACAATCTCAACCCTGCTTTAAACGACAATTCTTTTTCAAGTGCAATTACAGTAAAATGGGATGATGCTACAACTCAAGATCAAAAATTAGCTAAAATCATCACTCAAAAATGGATTGCGATGTTTCCTTACGGAGGACAAGAAGCATGGGCTGAATGGCGTAGAACAGGTTATCCTAACCTAATGCCTGCTAAAGAAAATAATAGTGGCGGTATCATTTCAACAGTAACTCAAGTAGAGGGGAAAGATACAGGAGGAATGAGACGCTTGCCATTCTCTCGTTCTGAGTATAAGGATAACCCTGCTTATATCTTGCAAGCAGTGGGATATCTAAAAGGACCAGATACAGGAGCTACTGATTTGTGGTGGGTAAAAAAATAA
- a CDS encoding glycoside hydrolase family 18 translates to MKLSNKYFGLILLAITGLSSCDTETESINIIEPKREIDTSFLKDYKKDLSSRKVSVGAIYDWGILNQSNLIFTPDSLDIIVVKNNYFELTPHQQSDLKEVKEKKATKVLIGADFNSFVEEMKQWHDKTLEKRLAEKEKELSIANDVIDNYKREDIMNKIKSRTIEDYKTLTQNKIKSLISSNLKALGENDFDGMSIELPEIYENDFIKGLCVEAITAITAKLDQSKLLIIENPIEKMEQNTRANLLVSKKSSGSASLGFYETQAEIFAPQRYMASIDFTEDPETLGAGFNDSKIFNPSGNLSKIQDIVHWQAANNSGVMFYHIEKDYTNIKNKNAYNTLKNAINQIQKN, encoded by the coding sequence ATGAAACTAAGTAATAAATATTTTGGATTAATTTTATTAGCAATCACAGGGCTCTCTTCCTGCGACACCGAAACCGAATCCATAAACATAATTGAACCAAAGAGAGAAATCGACACATCTTTTCTAAAAGACTATAAAAAAGATCTTTCTTCTAGAAAAGTGAGTGTGGGAGCCATTTATGATTGGGGAATATTAAATCAAAGTAATTTAATATTCACACCAGATAGTTTAGACATTATCGTCGTTAAGAACAATTACTTTGAGCTAACGCCTCACCAACAGTCGGATCTAAAAGAAGTCAAAGAGAAAAAAGCCACTAAAGTTTTGATTGGAGCTGATTTTAACAGCTTTGTTGAAGAAATGAAGCAATGGCACGATAAAACTTTAGAAAAAAGGCTTGCTGAAAAAGAAAAAGAATTGTCCATTGCCAATGATGTTATCGATAATTACAAAAGAGAAGACATCATGAACAAAATAAAATCAAGAACAATCGAAGATTACAAAACCTTAACACAAAACAAGATTAAAAGCCTAATTAGCTCAAATCTAAAAGCATTGGGAGAAAATGATTTTGATGGCATGAGTATCGAATTACCAGAAATTTACGAAAATGATTTCATTAAAGGTTTATGCGTCGAAGCCATAACAGCCATTACTGCAAAGCTTGATCAATCCAAACTTTTAATCATAGAAAATCCTATCGAAAAAATGGAGCAAAATACTAGAGCCAATTTACTTGTTTCTAAAAAATCATCTGGCAGTGCTTCTTTAGGGTTTTATGAAACACAAGCAGAAATTTTCGCACCACAAAGATATATGGCTTCGATTGACTTTACAGAAGATCCTGAAACATTAGGTGCTGGGTTCAATGATTCTAAAATTTTCAACCCATCAGGTAATTTATCTAAAATTCAAGATATCGTACACTGGCAAGCAGCTAATAATTCAGGAGTAATGTTCTACCATATTGAAAAGGATTATACTAATATTAAGAACAAGAACGCATACAATACATTAAAAAATGCTATCAATCAAATTCAAAAAAATTAA
- a CDS encoding BT_3987 domain-containing protein, translated as MKLKNIFLGMLCFSLFLACEDDNDTGQGLGSGYDQSAALYSVKGNNKNVASTYTAVGMTADISKPETTETFKYMFSLFKENNDEDIVINIDYNPDAVAKYNKTYNKNYELLPKDKVSFSKELTASKGNVNSNYGELSITADNELVEGKTYMIALTASTSSDVKVLENANTLLYTVVRKRGKIESSFELTRENFMYIDGERYLQSIGGQFTMEALVYVNRFRGDGDMGEAGISTLMGTEGKALLRFGDSSVPPNHLQAIGQDIGIDFKTKKWYHIAVVVDNNSGKSTAYVNGKKIMNYNSANTLSEFLIGKSWSENRGIDAKLAEVRLWNSLRTAQQIKDNMLGVDPGESKLYAYWKMNLVEDNKIVDASGHNRHLTLANQQNESTQKITLTPEDGIEIEP; from the coding sequence ATGAAATTAAAAAATATTTTTCTAGGAATGCTCTGCTTCTCGTTATTTTTGGCATGTGAAGATGATAACGATACAGGGCAGGGGTTAGGATCTGGCTACGACCAGTCTGCGGCTCTCTATAGTGTAAAAGGTAATAACAAAAATGTAGCATCGACCTACACTGCTGTTGGCATGACTGCTGATATTTCTAAGCCTGAAACAACGGAAACTTTCAAATATATGTTTTCTTTATTCAAAGAAAATAATGACGAGGACATAGTTATCAACATTGATTACAATCCAGATGCGGTAGCGAAGTACAATAAAACTTACAATAAAAACTACGAACTACTACCTAAAGACAAAGTAAGTTTCAGCAAAGAATTGACAGCAAGCAAAGGAAATGTAAATTCAAATTATGGTGAATTAAGTATTACTGCAGACAATGAATTAGTGGAAGGAAAAACCTATATGATAGCTCTTACAGCATCTACAAGCAGTGATGTTAAAGTACTAGAAAATGCCAATACTTTGTTGTACACCGTTGTGAGAAAAAGAGGAAAAATTGAATCTTCATTTGAACTCACAAGAGAAAACTTTATGTATATTGATGGAGAGCGTTATCTCCAATCCATAGGAGGACAATTTACAATGGAAGCCCTAGTATATGTAAATCGTTTTCGTGGTGATGGAGATATGGGAGAAGCTGGGATCTCTACCCTAATGGGTACCGAAGGGAAAGCTTTATTAAGATTTGGAGACTCAAGCGTTCCTCCAAACCATCTACAAGCAATTGGGCAAGATATAGGCATAGATTTTAAAACTAAAAAATGGTATCACATTGCGGTCGTAGTAGACAACAATAGCGGAAAATCTACTGCTTATGTAAATGGTAAAAAAATCATGAACTACAATAGTGCAAATACACTCTCCGAATTCTTAATTGGAAAAAGCTGGAGCGAAAATAGAGGTATTGATGCTAAACTTGCCGAGGTAAGGTTATGGAATTCTTTAAGAACAGCACAACAAATCAAGGACAATATGCTTGGCGTAGATCCTGGCGAGTCAAAACTATATGCATATTGGAAAATGAATCTAGTAGAAGATAATAAAATCGTTGACGCATCTGGACACAACAGACATTTAACTTTGGCAAATCAACAAAATGAGAGTACTCAAAAAATAACATTGACTCCAGAAGACGGAATCGAAATCGAACCTTAA